From Cupriavidus necator N-1:
TGCAGCGACAGCAGAGGCCGCCGTGCCGGCGCCTGGTCCAATGCCTGAATCTGCCGGCTTCAGGCTGACCATGATCGATGAGACGGCGGTCTCCTATGTCTTCGATTCCGGCCTGCTGATAGACGGGGTGCCCGAAAGCCGGCAGGCCACCTGGACGCCAGCCGGCGGAGCAAGCGATGGCGCCCTATGCCCGACGCTGGTTCCCTTTGCACGCAGCTGGGCCGACGGAGACAGCACCACGCGCTTCGCCCTGCGTTGCGAGGAGCCGGCATTTGAGCCACAGCCCGGCTGCGTGTTGATGCGCGCCACATGGCGCGAAGTCGCCGTGGCTGGTGCGGTCGCGGTGCTGGCTGGCCTGTTGCGCGCCATGGACGGCGAGCATACTGTCGCACAACTGCTGAACCGGCTCCCCCCTCCCGACCGCTGCGTTGGGGATGCCCTGCTGCGCGCGCTGGCCGACGCCGGCGTGATCGACCTCTCGGGCAGGGCCGCAGGCCGGCTGCTGCATACCCTCACGAAAAAAGGTGTGCTTCCCGGCGGCGGCCTGGACCGCGACGCCGTCCTGCATCTGGCAACTGACGGTGGACATCGCGCCTATCCTGGCGCGCCAAGAACGACGCTCGGGCGATCCATCCCCGCAGAGCTCGAGGCCTTCCACGCCATCACGCGGGCCCGGCGTTCGCAGCGCGCCTATACCGGCCTGCCCGTTGCCCGCCAGCCGTTCGACGCGCTGCTCCAAATCGCTTGCGGCGCGACAGGCATCCTGACCGGAGCCTCGCGCGACGCCACGTTACGCGCCTATCCGTCAAGCGGAGGGCTCTACGCGGTCGAAATCTATCCGGTCATACTCAATGTGGAAGGGCTTCCCGCAGCCATCTATCACCTCTGCCCGGATGAGGGGGAACTGGAATGCGTGCGGCCACTGCTCCGCGAGCGCCTGATCGAAGCCATGTTGCCGGCGGAACGGGAAATGATCTCGGGCTGTGCCGCGCTGATCTGCCTGACCGGGTACTTTCCCCGGCATGAATGCAAGTATGGCGAAGGGGGCTATCGCATGCTGGTCGCAGAGTCCGGCCATCTCTCGCAGAATCTGATCCTCGCCGCCACCGCGCTGGGCCTGAGCGCGCGCCCGTTCGGGGGAGTCTTCGACCGGCTTGTCAACGAGGTTCTTGGGCTCGAACCGTCCAAAGAGCAATTCCTGCTGGCGGTGGCATTGGGCCGCGTCACGCCGACGCCATAGTCCTTACTGCGCTACAACCAAATGCATCGTCGGCCATGGAGAAAACGCATTTCGACGAATTTGTCTCCCACTCTCTTGGAGAACTGTGGCGCTGCGCGTGCAGGATCAAGGCATGTCAGCCGTGCTGCGAGCGCCTCGGAGGCGAGATAAGAATTGATACCCTGCTGACTTCATTGTGAAGCAAAGCAAATTGGACCCATGATCGACCTTGATCAAATCGACCTGAAGATCCTTGGCGTGAAGTGTAGTAAAACTGGGTCTTCCGCAATTTGTGTGACGGCCGCGTCGTGGGCTTGATTTCGGTGCGAACGCCGGCTGCCCCCGTCGTACGTTTGCCGAGAACATCCACGCCTTGGCCGGTCGGCACCAACGTCGTACGCAATCGCAGGCTCGGGCGTTGCACGCGCTGGGCCACGCCCCTCGGTGGTGAGGCGGCGGCCCTTGGGCTTGCGCACCAGTGCCGACACCGCGCTGCGGGAGTTGCGAAGAGCTCCTGGGCGCAAGCGCAAACCACGACCGCGGGTCGTCGGCATCGATGACTGGGCGATCGCGCGCGGTCACCAGTACGGAACGATCATCGTTGACTTGGAGTGACGTGAGCCGATCGCAGTGTTTGCCGGCAGGGAAGCAACTGCGGTGACCGCGTGGATGCGTGCGCGCCCATCGATCGAGATCGTCGCTAGGGATCGGGCCGGGGCCTACTCCGAGGCGGTCGACATTGCGCTGCCGGCAGCCAAGAGAGTCTCCGATCGCTGGCTGTGACCGCCGGTCAGTCATCACAAAACGCGACGGCATGCTCACCATTGATTGCTTTACGGCTCTCCTCGTCTCTTTCATGCTCATGCGGTTGCCGCCCGGTGCCTATGCAGCGAATGCAACAGGTAGCGGCATGCCACTTTAAGGAGACAAGAATTGAAAGGCATTAAAGAGACGACATTCCGCCTTCTGTGTGCAGGAGGCCTCGCGCCCGCGCTACTGATAAGCAGCGCAGTGTGGGCAAGCGGGTATCCGGTGAAGCCGGTTACACTAATCGTTCCACAAGCGCCAGGTGGCGCCAACGATGCTGTGGCGAGAATTGTGGCGCAACGACTCGGTGCGGTTCTGGGCCAACCCATTGTCGTCGACAACCGCCCGGGCGCCGGTGGGAACATAGGCATCCAGGTTGCCGCGAAGGCACCGCACGACGGCTATACGCTACTGCTGACAGTCGGCAGTTCGTTCACCATCAACCCGTCGCTATACCGGAAGATTCCGTTTGATCCTGTCAAGGACTTCGAGCCGATTACGCTTATGGCGACGGCACCCTACCTGCTGGTCACGAACCCGGCGATTCAGGCCAGGTCGGTCCAGGATCTGATTGGTCTGGCCAGATCCAAACCAGGAAAACTGGACTATGCCTCCGCGGGCAATGGCACGCTGAATCATTTGCTCGGGGAAATGCTG
This genomic window contains:
- a CDS encoding SagB family peptide dehydrogenase, which translates into the protein MLQAQNWDHARQLFEAIDARLPPARAFERAVVLERIGQCLLAASRFDAAMPKLHAALTLAQRLAPARAVGRLVYLLHAALGDGFRALGDVEQARQSYEAALAAARNAGDAGFVAQAWHRLGKFDASLQRDAEASLSYAQAASAFRALGDLARAAQVLGEKGACLARAARPAEAITCYREALDLDARAVPSRRQLQHTCALARLLVGSAPAADIRGLVQHALDATSVLDPDAPEIWHAFGVLADMAGIQADAASDAATASALRAEYLLFQGLHLRVPQLFATLASLGEGKSFGAAVVLGRLGHSLWLAHRLEQSVRFLEQALATLAQAPEGASRMGLAAMLQRDLGDALLALDRPAAACHAYEAGLAACKATQDVAGQSALRDRLADAARGAGAPAATAEAAVPAPGPMPESAGFRLTMIDETAVSYVFDSGLLIDGVPESRQATWTPAGGASDGALCPTLVPFARSWADGDSTTRFALRCEEPAFEPQPGCVLMRATWREVAVAGAVAVLAGLLRAMDGEHTVAQLLNRLPPPDRCVGDALLRALADAGVIDLSGRAAGRLLHTLTKKGVLPGGGLDRDAVLHLATDGGHRAYPGAPRTTLGRSIPAELEAFHAITRARRSQRAYTGLPVARQPFDALLQIACGATGILTGASRDATLRAYPSSGGLYAVEIYPVILNVEGLPAAIYHLCPDEGELECVRPLLRERLIEAMLPAEREMISGCAALICLTGYFPRHECKYGEGGYRMLVAESGHLSQNLILAATALGLSARPFGGVFDRLVNEVLGLEPSKEQFLLAVALGRVTPTP
- a CDS encoding tripartite tricarboxylate transporter substrate binding protein, with amino-acid sequence MKGIKETTFRLLCAGGLAPALLISSAVWASGYPVKPVTLIVPQAPGGANDAVARIVAQRLGAVLGQPIVVDNRPGAGGNIGIQVAAKAPHDGYTLLLTVGSSFTINPSLYRKIPFDPVKDFEPITLMATAPYLLVTNPAIQARSVQDLIGLARSKPGKLDYASAGNGTLNHLLGEMLKAKAGIDITHVPYKSAAAAATDVVAGQVPITFGSLPGVMPFVKTGQLRVLGVATEKRSRLIPEVPTIGEAIPGYSAISWYGLLAPAGTPKEILAQLHADATKVLNSKDVQDKLAAQGAEAASNTPEQFRALIKEDLVKWAKVVKDSGAQVD